One part of the Vicia villosa cultivar HV-30 ecotype Madison, WI linkage group LG6, Vvil1.0, whole genome shotgun sequence genome encodes these proteins:
- the LOC131611604 gene encoding uncharacterized protein LOC131611604 yields MSTEVKRPNLPPHSKTASLQTSKMQNLPSEKGDQLLKTLFRKSHQNVIQSKPPKDSKKKASVSCVQNQDGKKVLKENKCKSSTKSNMCFCSPTTHEGSFRCRLHRISAPKKSATEKKTNVRCSKFAHGIVEFKPQLSRFGSHDSLIQLSRLGSS; encoded by the exons ATGTCGACCGAAGTGAAACGCCCGAACCTTCCTCCTCACTCCAAAACCGCTTCTCTTCA AACTAGCAAAATGCAGAATCTACCAAGTGAAAAGGGAGATCAATTGTTGAAGACATTGTTCAGAAAGAGTCATCAAAATGTGATACAAAGCAAACCACCCAAAGACTCGAAGAAAAAGGCTTCAGTTTCTTGTGTTCAAAACCAAGATGGAAAGAAAGTGTTGAAGGAGAACAAATGCAAATCAAGCACAAAATCTAACATGTGTTTTTGTTCACCAACAACTCATGAAGGTTCATTCAGATGTAGACTCCACCGAATCAGTGCACCAAAGAAATCAGCAACTGAGAAGAAAACCAATGTGAGATGTTCCAAGTTTGCCCATGGGATAGTTGAGTTTAAGCCTCAACTGTCAAGGTTTGGATCACATGATAGCCTAATCCAACTTTCTAGGTTGGGCTCTTCTTGA